A single genomic interval of Bacillota bacterium harbors:
- a CDS encoding D-alanine--D-alanine ligase family protein, giving the protein MTRKLRVGVIFGGRSGEHEVSLMSASNVIGAIDKDKYEVVPIGIAHSGQWLLSGDSMKALKSGIEGSPGTPLAILPDPGSPGLIKLPEAADSGAAGPGPGRPEAIDVVFPVLHGTYGEDGTVQGLLEMANIPYVGAGVLASSVGMDKAMAKAVWQQRGLPVVDYLLILRRDWEERRDAVAREIEVKFGFPVFIKPANLGSSVGISKAHDRDELRAGMDLAVRYDRRILVEDAVDAREIECSVLGNDHPEASVPGEIVPCNEFYDYAAKYVDERSQLRIPADLRPETAAEVRRLAVEAFKAIDCAGMARVDFFVERGTDRIYLNELNTIPGFTKISMYPKLWEASGLPYGELINRLIALAIERHADKNRNETVYRSE; this is encoded by the coding sequence TTGACCAGGAAGTTAAGGGTCGGCGTCATCTTTGGAGGCCGCTCGGGGGAGCATGAGGTCTCTCTGATGTCGGCCTCCAACGTCATCGGCGCCATCGACAAGGACAAATACGAGGTCGTTCCGATCGGGATCGCCCATTCCGGGCAGTGGCTCCTTTCCGGTGACTCGATGAAGGCCCTGAAATCGGGCATTGAGGGATCCCCCGGGACGCCCCTGGCGATCCTCCCCGACCCGGGTTCGCCCGGCCTGATCAAGTTGCCGGAAGCAGCGGACTCCGGGGCGGCCGGCCCCGGGCCCGGTCGGCCGGAGGCCATCGACGTCGTCTTCCCGGTCCTCCACGGGACTTACGGTGAGGACGGGACGGTCCAGGGCCTTCTGGAGATGGCCAACATCCCGTACGTCGGGGCCGGTGTCCTGGCCTCCTCGGTGGGCATGGACAAGGCCATGGCCAAGGCCGTCTGGCAACAGCGTGGTCTGCCGGTGGTCGACTACCTCTTGATCCTCCGGCGCGACTGGGAGGAGCGGCGTGACGCCGTGGCCCGGGAGATCGAGGTCAAGTTCGGCTTCCCGGTCTTCATCAAGCCGGCCAACCTCGGCTCGAGCGTGGGGATCAGCAAAGCCCACGACCGCGATGAACTTCGAGCCGGCATGGACCTGGCGGTCCGCTACGACCGGAGGATCCTGGTCGAGGACGCCGTCGACGCCCGGGAGATCGAGTGCAGCGTCCTCGGAAACGACCACCCGGAGGCCTCCGTGCCGGGCGAGATCGTTCCCTGCAACGAGTTTTACGACTACGCCGCCAAGTACGTGGATGAACGTTCGCAGTTGCGGATCCCGGCCGACCTGCGGCCGGAGACGGCCGCCGAGGTCAGGCGACTTGCCGTCGAGGCTTTCAAAGCCATCGATTGTGCCGGGATGGCTCGGGTCGACTTCTTCGTTGAAAGAGGCACCGACCGGATCTACCTTAATGAGCTCAACACCATTCCCGGCTTCACCAAGATCAGCATGTACCCGAAGCTTTGGGAGGCCAGCGGCCTACCGTACGGGGAGCTGATCAACCGCTTGATCGCTCTGGCCATCGAGCGGCATGCCGACAAGAACCGCAACGAGACCGTCTACCGGTCGGAATGA
- a CDS encoding OsmC family protein: MDQLKLDVRARWQGKAKTAVHIRDFPPLYMDEPPAMGGGNAGPSPMEYVLAALCGCTAIILRMVAGEIGVAIESLELAAEGTIDPRGLKGDPKVIEHFQKIAETVRLTTDASPELLERLKEEWVDRCPAYNLVKDAGIDLTVDWEIHRP, translated from the coding sequence GTGGACCAACTGAAGCTCGACGTCCGGGCCCGCTGGCAAGGCAAGGCCAAGACCGCAGTGCATATCCGGGACTTCCCGCCCCTGTACATGGACGAGCCGCCGGCGATGGGCGGAGGCAACGCCGGGCCCAGCCCGATGGAGTACGTCCTGGCGGCCCTCTGCGGCTGCACGGCGATCATCCTGAGGATGGTCGCCGGGGAAATCGGGGTGGCCATCGAGTCACTGGAACTAGCCGCCGAGGGGACCATCGACCCCCGCGGCCTTAAGGGCGATCCGAAGGTCATCGAGCACTTCCAGAAGATCGCCGAGACGGTCAGATTGACCACCGACGCCTCCCCCGAGCTTCTCGAACGGCTCAAGGAGGAGTGGGTCGACCGCTGCCCGGCCTATAACCTGGTGAAGGACGCCGGCATCGACCTGACCGTGGACTGGGAGATCCACCGGCCGTGA